A DNA window from Flavisolibacter ginsenosidimutans contains the following coding sequences:
- a CDS encoding acyl carrier protein: MTKEQILQKLRSVFDDVFEGHSTEISESTTANDIEEWDSLTNIELMVAVEKKFDIKLTSSDINNLQNVGDLCRVVQTKIAA, translated from the coding sequence ATGACGAAAGAGCAAATTTTACAGAAATTGCGCAGCGTTTTCGACGATGTTTTTGAAGGCCACTCCACCGAAATTTCAGAGAGTACGACGGCCAATGACATCGAGGAATGGGACTCGCTAACGAACATAGAATTGATGGTGGCCGTCGAAAAAAAGTTCGACATTAAACTGACCTCGTCCGATATCAACAACCTTCAAAACGTAGGCGATTTGTGCCGCGTCGTTCAAACAAAAATTGCCGCCTGA